From a region of the Salinispira pacifica genome:
- a CDS encoding ABC transporter ATP-binding protein: MKNVLEVSNLSVDYVTLNGSVRAVDDVSFSIGEEQSLGLAGESGCGKSTIAYSLMRLHRPPALIAEGDIRLGGVDVLALNDEQLRMFRWQQVSMVFQSAMNCLNPVVRLEKQFFEIFRYHGITKDKEDARQRSARLLELVGIPSDRLRDYPHQFSGGMRQRAVIAMALALRPRLLILDEPTTALDTVVQRDILQRVYELKKEFKFSILFITHDLSLMMEFCDIVAIMYAGKIVEQAPAQTILHTPRHPYSYGLKNSFPSLQGDIEYMEGIPGSPLDLKKIPKGCRFAARCFKATDVCRELVPERRHVGDDFFDCHNPLQPSEA; encoded by the coding sequence ATGAAGAATGTACTCGAAGTAAGCAATCTCTCCGTCGATTATGTGACCCTCAACGGAAGCGTCCGGGCCGTTGACGATGTGAGCTTTTCCATCGGCGAAGAGCAAAGCCTCGGTCTGGCAGGTGAGTCGGGATGCGGCAAGAGCACCATCGCATACTCACTCATGAGGCTCCATCGGCCTCCCGCATTAATTGCAGAAGGCGATATCCGGCTGGGCGGAGTGGATGTGCTTGCCCTCAACGACGAACAACTGAGAATGTTTCGCTGGCAGCAGGTCAGCATGGTGTTTCAGTCGGCGATGAACTGTTTAAATCCGGTGGTCCGCCTGGAAAAGCAGTTTTTTGAAATCTTCCGTTACCACGGTATTACCAAGGACAAGGAAGATGCCCGGCAGAGATCGGCAAGGCTACTCGAACTTGTGGGCATACCCTCCGACCGTCTGCGGGATTACCCCCATCAGTTTTCCGGAGGAATGCGCCAAAGGGCGGTAATCGCCATGGCACTGGCCCTCCGGCCCCGGCTTCTCATTCTCGACGAGCCGACCACTGCCCTCGACACCGTTGTTCAGCGCGATATTCTCCAGCGGGTCTACGAATTAAAGAAGGAATTCAAGTTCTCAATTCTTTTTATCACCCACGACCTGAGTCTGATGATGGAATTCTGCGATATCGTTGCGATTATGTACGCCGGTAAAATCGTCGAACAGGCTCCGGCGCAGACCATATTACACACACCAAGGCATCCTTACAGCTACGGGCTGAAGAACTCATTTCCCAGCCTTCAGGGCGACATCGAATATATGGAAGGCATACCGGGATCGCCCCTCGATCTTAAAAAAATACCCAAGGGCTGTCGCTTTGCGGCCCGTTGTTTCAAAGCCACCGATGTGTGCCGTGAGCTTGTTCCCGAGCGCCGTCATGTAGGCGACGACTTCTTCGATTGCCACAATCCCCTTCAACCGAGCGAGGCATAA
- a CDS encoding ABC transporter ATP-binding protein has protein sequence MEKEVLFSVRNLTMDFTIGGKTLFSRSRTLRALNDISFDIHKGESLAVVGESGSGKSTICRIAMGFYKPTEGVMKFENMDVHKLSPAQKRIYKQRSQMIFQDPFSSLNPLHNIYYHLKRPLQLYYKMSRNEMRERMDETLELVGLVPAHEQGQKHPHQLSGGQKQRAFLARILAVGADLIFADEPTSMLDVSIRLGVLNLMNRLKRDLGKSFLYITHDIATARYFSDRIIVLYAGHMVEWGDVDMVVKEPKHPYTRLLVSAAPDPEREGPAELEVRKDEETEITMWTPERTGCPFYSRCPVAEDRCRQQFPEAREVDPGRFIRCIHG, from the coding sequence ATGGAGAAAGAAGTACTTTTCTCAGTAAGAAATCTCACCATGGACTTTACCATCGGCGGGAAAACATTATTTTCACGGAGCCGGACGCTGCGGGCCCTCAACGATATCAGCTTTGATATTCACAAGGGCGAGTCGCTGGCCGTTGTGGGCGAATCGGGGAGCGGCAAATCGACGATCTGTCGAATCGCCATGGGATTCTACAAGCCCACCGAAGGGGTGATGAAGTTTGAGAACATGGACGTTCACAAACTCAGTCCTGCGCAGAAACGCATATACAAACAGCGCTCCCAGATGATCTTTCAGGACCCCTTTTCGTCATTAAATCCCCTTCACAATATCTATTATCATCTCAAGCGGCCCCTGCAGTTGTATTATAAAATGAGCCGGAATGAGATGAGGGAGCGGATGGATGAGACTCTTGAACTGGTTGGACTTGTTCCGGCCCATGAGCAGGGGCAGAAGCATCCTCATCAGCTTTCGGGAGGACAAAAACAGCGGGCTTTTCTCGCGCGCATTCTGGCGGTCGGCGCCGATCTTATTTTTGCCGATGAGCCGACCTCAATGCTCGATGTCTCCATTCGCCTCGGCGTACTCAATCTCATGAATCGCCTCAAACGCGATCTTGGCAAGTCCTTCCTCTACATCACCCACGACATCGCAACTGCCCGATATTTTTCCGACCGGATTATTGTACTATATGCCGGACACATGGTTGAATGGGGGGATGTTGATATGGTTGTGAAGGAACCGAAGCATCCCTATACCCGGCTCCTGGTTTCTGCTGCACCCGATCCCGAGCGGGAAGGACCTGCAGAGCTCGAAGTCCGCAAGGACGAGGAAACCGAAATAACAATGTGGACCCCCGAGCGGACAGGCTGCCCCTTTTACAGCCGATGTCCGGTTGCTGAAGACCGATGCAGGCAACAATTCCCCGAAGCACGGGAGGTCGATCCGGGTCGCTTTATCCGCTGTATACACGGTTGA